One Methanohalophilus mahii DSM 5219 genomic window carries:
- a CDS encoding DUF2551 domain-containing protein: MKAIRSKIKNRLKKFVELDVSGLRTHILSILLNVKQFTVDDLHEKINKQFDVSRSVVASMVGYIHSKLGILRSHKESYKTPTTYSLKEEYVDLIQNAITAREKPST; encoded by the coding sequence ATGAAAGCTATTAGATCTAAGATAAAAAACCGTCTCAAAAAGTTCGTAGAACTTGACGTGAGCGGACTGCGTACCCATATACTATCTATTCTTCTCAACGTAAAACAGTTTACGGTTGATGATCTTCACGAAAAGATCAACAAGCAGTTCGACGTATCCAGAAGTGTAGTGGCCTCCATGGTTGGTTATATACATTCAAAATTGGGCATTTTAAGGTCCCATAAGGAGTCATACAAGACCCCTACAACGTACTCACTGAAAGAAGAGTATGTGGACTTGATACAAAATGCCATTACCGCGCGAGAAAAACCATCTACATGA
- a CDS encoding Hsp20/alpha crystallin family protein, with protein sequence MNDRKKDDNNGDENNSFEDIEDLLQYVFEKMREGNDNKPFIYGFSIAHNPMNNDQFNEQSPSAEETPEDVFVKDQTPQVETFKTDEEVYVTVDVKVEEDLVSISSRHNEVDVAVHFPDAGRTETQHVTLPASVDPDSESISCNHGVMDIRYKRRVASPSN encoded by the coding sequence ATGAATGATCGCAAAAAAGATGACAACAATGGAGATGAAAATAATTCTTTTGAAGACATCGAAGACCTTCTTCAGTATGTTTTTGAAAAGATGAGGGAAGGTAATGACAATAAACCCTTCATATACGGGTTTTCCATTGCTCATAATCCCATGAATAATGATCAATTCAATGAACAGTCACCGTCAGCAGAAGAAACACCAGAGGATGTTTTTGTAAAAGATCAAACTCCCCAGGTTGAGACATTTAAGACTGACGAGGAGGTTTACGTAACAGTTGACGTTAAAGTTGAAGAAGACCTTGTGTCAATTTCTTCACGCCACAATGAAGTAGACGTTGCGGTCCATTTCCCGGATGCTGGACGCACTGAGACACAACACGTAACTCTGCCTGCAAGTGTTGATCCAGATAGTGAGTCAATCAGCTGCAACCACGGAGTAATGGATATTAGGTATAAACGAAGAGTGGCTTCCCCTTCGAATTGA
- a CDS encoding MFS transporter: protein MEKGRLLVYLSIFTIMGLSNAVIPILPELAGFGSGNHAVELSSLLFSAYFIGALLTMLPFGILAERYGFMRFVTISLLLTFFSGIIMLFTNEIHLLILARFMEGTACGAFFPAAFSYLGSFSRRKQYMGEFNFLLNAGLAAGVALSGLLATTGLKYGIMAFTVISFLTLIAGIGYLYQNGRNKEKSKSPIIAEIRQKVSTTSGFLVDRSYTGIWIIVFVLIGTNGVLLSLYPDYSTGMLSKSELGIAIAVSYISTMISSIWVSHTSMESKQMINMGIVVAASGTLATI, encoded by the coding sequence ATGGAAAAGGGTAGATTACTTGTTTATTTATCTATATTTACTATAATGGGATTGTCCAATGCAGTGATACCTATTCTTCCTGAACTTGCAGGATTCGGGTCTGGAAATCATGCAGTTGAATTGTCAAGTCTTCTTTTTTCTGCCTACTTTATAGGAGCTTTGCTTACGATGTTGCCTTTTGGGATACTGGCAGAAAGATATGGGTTCATGAGATTTGTGACGATCAGCCTGTTGTTGACATTTTTTTCAGGAATTATAATGCTTTTTACCAATGAAATTCACCTGCTGATTCTTGCAAGATTTATGGAAGGAACTGCATGTGGTGCATTTTTCCCTGCGGCATTTTCTTACCTTGGCTCATTCAGCAGGAGAAAACAGTATATGGGAGAATTTAATTTTCTTTTAAATGCAGGACTTGCTGCAGGTGTTGCTTTAAGTGGTCTTTTGGCTACTACAGGCTTAAAATATGGTATAATGGCCTTTACTGTTATATCTTTCTTGACCCTTATTGCAGGGATAGGATACCTGTACCAAAATGGGAGGAATAAAGAAAAATCGAAGTCTCCGATCATTGCTGAAATTCGGCAAAAGGTCTCTACGACCTCCGGGTTTCTGGTAGACAGATCTTATACAGGAATCTGGATTATCGTTTTTGTACTAATAGGTACCAACGGTGTATTACTTTCGTTGTATCCTGATTACAGTACAGGCATGCTTTCCAAATCCGAACTGGGAATTGCCATTGCAGTAAGTTATATCAGCACAATGATATCTTCCATTTGGGTATCACATACATCCATGGAATCAAAACAAATGATCAATATGGGTATTGTGGTAGCAGCTTCAGGAACCCTGGCGACCATATAG
- a CDS encoding sensor histidine kinase produces MRKRTHDLEERVKELDCLYQISRIVEKRSDLDTILQEIVEFIPSAWQYPHIACSRIILEENTFTTPNFQESQWKQASPVIIENRHAGYLEVFYLEKKPHSDEGPFLKEERKLIDALAERIGDAIKLMRAEKELSIYRKKLEEIVEKRTSELTLANQQLQKEIAERERAEKSLREFEDMRIKEIHHRIKNNLQVVSGLLYLESTNYNPNKVVEAFKQSENRVRSIALIHEKLYQSCDCKTLDFLDYVNELMEYLMHSYDLDTNKVIVKINVDKVHLEMDRAVPLGIIINELVSNALQHAFNEGQDGVIDIHFAKENSGYSLIVHDSGDFPKEIDFKNAESLGLQLVTNLVSQIDGTIDLNTSEGTTFTIHF; encoded by the coding sequence TTGAGAAAGCGGACACATGATCTGGAAGAGCGGGTCAAGGAATTAGACTGCCTCTACCAGATATCCAGAATTGTCGAAAAGAGAAGCGATCTGGATACAATTTTACAGGAAATCGTGGAATTCATTCCTTCCGCCTGGCAATACCCACACATAGCTTGTTCAAGGATTATCCTGGAAGAAAATACATTTACAACCCCCAATTTCCAGGAGAGTCAGTGGAAACAGGCCTCCCCCGTAATTATTGAAAACCGACATGCTGGTTACCTTGAGGTCTTTTACCTTGAAAAGAAGCCACATTCAGATGAGGGGCCTTTCCTCAAGGAGGAGCGCAAGCTGATTGACGCCTTAGCTGAAAGAATAGGAGATGCCATCAAACTGATGCGTGCAGAGAAAGAACTCAGCATCTACCGCAAGAAGCTGGAAGAAATCGTAGAAAAGCGTACTTCTGAACTGACCCTTGCCAACCAGCAACTACAGAAGGAAATTGCTGAACGGGAACGTGCCGAAAAATCCCTCCGTGAATTTGAAGATATGAGAATAAAAGAGATTCACCACAGGATTAAAAACAATCTGCAGGTAGTCTCCGGACTGCTGTATCTTGAATCGACAAATTATAATCCCAATAAAGTAGTGGAAGCTTTCAAACAAAGTGAAAACAGGGTGCGTTCTATAGCCCTTATACACGAAAAGTTATACCAATCCTGCGACTGCAAAACCCTCGACTTTTTGGATTATGTTAATGAGCTTATGGAATATCTTATGCACTCCTATGATCTTGATACTAACAAAGTAATTGTAAAAATCAATGTGGACAAAGTCCATCTTGAGATGGACAGGGCCGTACCCCTTGGAATCATAATCAATGAGCTGGTTTCCAATGCCCTGCAACATGCTTTTAATGAAGGACAGGATGGTGTAATCGATATCCATTTCGCTAAGGAAAATAGTGGTTATAGCCTAATTGTGCATGACAGTGGTGACTTCCCAAAAGAAATAGATTTCAAAAATGCAGAATCCCTTGGGCTGCAACTTGTAACAAATCTTGTTTCCCAGATAGACGGCACAATCGACCTGAACACATCTGAAGGTACGACTTTTACGATACACTTCTGA
- a CDS encoding hydantoinase/oxoprolinase family protein: MKYSLGIDAGGTYTDVVIIENNSGEVVSSNKALTTYPDLLEGIENSIDGLDFQYLEDIAVVSVSTTLATNTVLENTGYPVALILIGEHGSESEGFPSQHIFHANGGHDHKGLEMQELDIKTIESFVENVKDKVSAFAISSHFSIRNPDHEIKTREMIQTIVDMPVVCGHELSQDIGAYERAVTATLNARLIPVIKQFIETIVKEIRRRGISARLLMLKCDGSVTGIEDALKKPIETVFSGPAASLIGASHLSGRHTCVTIDVGGTSTDVSSISKGVPELSESGGIVGGWKTRVRAIHMETSAMGGDSGIWTRKGGLFIGPRRVIPLSLAAEMYPGFVSKLKNASHPQRDICDENIQPARFFVKNGSGKHELTDSERKVLDVLGNEPMSYRELTSISRSHISSNMLDSLISKRFIRVIGFTPTDVLHVLGDYEQWNVEAASIGADILARFAFSSKFEICETLKEKFALNMAYDLMCFSLPNIEKESIMDTLTGNYSATFKMKLPVVLIGGPVAPYVKLLGKIVDADIILPDHADVGNAIGALYGKGIKRLEYLIRPASLSEPDQDFIVFSQNGRKSFQTYTQAYDYSIDNGKNVLFEYMKSCGIKKDQISFNIKEKKIIPEGWKHPPMETQLTIMGIGTSPL; this comes from the coding sequence ATGAAATATAGTCTGGGCATAGATGCCGGCGGAACTTATACTGATGTAGTCATCATTGAAAACAATTCAGGAGAGGTAGTTAGTTCAAACAAAGCACTTACAACCTATCCTGATTTGCTTGAAGGCATTGAAAATTCAATTGATGGACTTGATTTTCAATATCTTGAAGATATTGCAGTAGTTTCTGTCTCTACAACTCTTGCCACAAATACGGTCCTCGAGAATACAGGATATCCTGTAGCACTTATACTGATTGGGGAACACGGAAGTGAAAGTGAAGGTTTTCCTTCCCAGCATATATTTCATGCAAACGGTGGCCATGATCACAAAGGTCTGGAAATGCAGGAACTTGACATAAAAACCATCGAATCCTTTGTTGAGAATGTAAAGGATAAAGTATCTGCCTTTGCAATTTCGTCTCATTTCAGTATCCGTAATCCGGATCACGAAATAAAAACAAGAGAAATGATTCAAACAATTGTTGATATGCCAGTTGTTTGTGGTCATGAACTCTCCCAGGACATCGGAGCTTATGAAAGGGCTGTAACAGCTACACTGAATGCACGGCTCATTCCTGTAATAAAGCAATTTATTGAAACTATAGTTAAGGAGATAAGAAGAAGAGGAATCAGTGCCCGACTCTTGATGCTTAAATGCGATGGATCCGTAACTGGTATTGAAGATGCACTCAAAAAACCTATAGAAACCGTATTTTCAGGGCCTGCTGCAAGTCTCATAGGAGCTTCTCATTTAAGTGGAAGGCATACCTGTGTCACAATAGATGTGGGAGGTACAAGTACAGATGTTTCATCCATTTCAAAAGGAGTACCTGAACTAAGTGAGTCCGGTGGAATTGTAGGAGGATGGAAAACCAGAGTACGTGCAATTCATATGGAAACCTCTGCAATGGGGGGAGATAGTGGTATCTGGACGCGTAAAGGGGGACTTTTCATAGGTCCTCGTCGCGTAATTCCCCTCAGTCTTGCAGCAGAAATGTACCCGGGATTCGTATCGAAATTGAAAAATGCTTCTCATCCACAAAGGGATATCTGTGATGAAAATATCCAACCAGCTAGGTTTTTCGTTAAAAATGGTTCTGGCAAACATGAGTTAACCGACTCTGAAAGAAAAGTACTTGATGTACTTGGCAATGAACCTATGTCTTACAGGGAACTGACCTCCATCTCCAGAAGCCACATTTCATCAAATATGCTGGATTCCCTTATAAGCAAACGATTTATCCGGGTTATAGGTTTTACTCCGACAGATGTATTACATGTACTGGGAGATTATGAACAATGGAATGTGGAAGCCGCATCAATCGGGGCTGACATTCTTGCAAGATTTGCTTTTAGCAGTAAGTTTGAAATTTGTGAAACACTGAAAGAAAAATTCGCTCTCAATATGGCATATGATTTGATGTGCTTCTCCCTACCAAATATAGAAAAAGAGAGTATAATGGATACACTGACCGGTAATTATTCTGCTACCTTTAAGATGAAATTACCTGTAGTTCTTATCGGTGGTCCTGTAGCTCCTTATGTAAAATTACTTGGAAAGATTGTGGACGCTGATATAATCCTCCCCGATCATGCAGATGTGGGAAATGCGATTGGGGCTCTATATGGTAAAGGAATAAAAAGGCTTGAATACCTTATAAGGCCTGCATCTTTATCAGAACCTGATCAGGATTTCATTGTTTTTTCCCAAAATGGAAGAAAGAGTTTTCAAACTTACACGCAAGCCTATGACTATTCCATAGATAATGGCAAAAATGTCCTATTTGAATATATGAAAAGCTGTGGTATCAAAAAAGATCAGATATCCTTCAACATAAAGGAAAAGAAAATAATTCCTGAGGGGTGGAAACATCCTCCTATGGAAACACAATTGACAATTATGGGAATAGGTACATCCCCACTTTAA
- a CDS encoding ACT domain-containing protein, whose protein sequence is MTSTRFVITVIGIDKVGIVAHITNVLAQFEVNIVDISQTIMEDLFTMIMLTESKEKGFDLDAFQDAINAAGDELGVEIQVQKDDVFRFMHRI, encoded by the coding sequence ATGACATCCACACGTTTTGTTATCACTGTAATTGGAATAGATAAAGTAGGGATAGTAGCACATATAACAAATGTACTGGCCCAATTCGAGGTGAACATTGTGGATATAAGCCAGACTATAATGGAAGACCTGTTCACCATGATAATGCTTACAGAGTCAAAAGAAAAAGGATTTGACCTTGATGCGTTCCAGGATGCAATAAATGCTGCTGGAGATGAACTTGGTGTTGAGATCCAGGTACAGAAAGACGATGTATTCCGTTTCATGCACCGTATCTGA
- the msrA gene encoding peptide-methionine (S)-S-oxide reductase MsrA — MSLKSIEKATFAAGCFWGVEAAFREVEGVISTQVGYTGGSMSNPSYKEVCTGRTGHAEAVEVTYDPQIVSYEQMLDIFWNIHDPTTPNRQGPDIGTQYRSAIFYHDIKQKEIALRSLHKLQESGKFNTIVTEIKPASEFYPAEDYHQQYFEKKGICRSGKCGWK; from the coding sequence ATGAGTTTGAAATCGATAGAAAAAGCGACATTTGCTGCAGGATGTTTTTGGGGAGTTGAGGCAGCATTCAGAGAAGTTGAAGGCGTTATTAGTACACAGGTTGGTTACACTGGAGGGAGTATGTCCAATCCCTCTTACAAAGAAGTTTGTACCGGGCGCACAGGCCACGCTGAAGCTGTTGAGGTTACTTATGATCCACAAATTGTAAGTTATGAACAAATGCTGGATATTTTCTGGAATATCCATGACCCCACAACACCTAATAGACAGGGTCCCGATATTGGAACACAATATCGCTCTGCTATATTTTATCATGACATTAAACAAAAAGAAATTGCTTTACGTTCTCTTCATAAGTTACAGGAATCAGGCAAATTCAACACTATAGTTACAGAAATTAAGCCTGCTTCTGAATTTTATCCTGCAGAAGATTACCATCAGCAATATTTTGAAAAAAAGGGGATATGTAGATCCGGAAAATGTGGCTGGAAATAA
- a CDS encoding cation diffusion facilitator family transporter: protein MYRKTLLEKYFFLFVFLIFFVSIPKILYGYFYDIVYLETSGYYSLLRGFTIVFIAGTFYVTSLSPNSLHPYGYSKYAKMGQFLVALGIGIISLLLIGHSIIGKYSYHKVPFVDISGYIIVLLSAMFFLLLVHSMKKIQFPLQEDKKYNKSNNIREEVALTIITLIGLIGIEHGYFFIDIVLSIFFFSFLVKEILSLIWESSIFLSDRFSLDEKQICNLVNSIEGASECHNVRAHGTDSDLYVDLHVRMDPKIKIIQTKPIVEQIESSLKASYSSVRDVTVHIEPKKKKGDFI from the coding sequence ATGTACAGGAAAACATTGTTGGAAAAATACTTTTTCCTATTTGTATTCCTGATTTTTTTTGTTTCCATACCAAAGATATTGTATGGATATTTTTACGATATAGTCTACCTCGAAACAAGTGGGTATTATTCACTGTTAAGAGGATTTACAATTGTGTTTATTGCCGGTACTTTTTATGTTACTTCCCTCTCACCCAATTCCCTGCATCCATATGGTTATTCTAAATATGCAAAAATGGGTCAGTTTTTGGTGGCTCTTGGAATTGGAATAATTTCGTTACTTTTAATAGGCCATTCGATTATAGGCAAATATAGTTATCATAAAGTCCCCTTTGTTGATATATCAGGATACATTATAGTCCTGCTTTCTGCCATGTTTTTTCTACTATTAGTCCATTCCATGAAAAAGATCCAATTCCCCTTGCAGGAAGATAAAAAATATAATAAGTCTAACAACATCAGAGAAGAAGTGGCTTTAACTATAATTACATTAATAGGTTTGATAGGTATTGAACATGGATATTTTTTTATTGATATCGTGCTTTCAATCTTTTTCTTTTCATTTTTGGTTAAAGAAATCCTTTCTTTAATTTGGGAGAGCAGCATTTTTTTGAGTGATAGATTTAGCCTTGATGAAAAGCAAATCTGCAATCTTGTAAATTCAATAGAGGGGGCCAGCGAATGTCACAATGTAAGGGCACATGGAACTGATTCCGACCTTTATGTTGACCTGCATGTGCGTATGGACCCCAAAATAAAAATCATTCAGACCAAACCAATCGTTGAACAAATAGAATCATCCTTAAAAGCAAGTTATTCATCAGTCAGGGATGTTACTGTACATATAGAACCTAAAAAGAAGAAGGGAGATTTTATATGA
- a CDS encoding PFL family protein, which translates to MFIHPEEIMETIQMISSMNLDIRTVTMGINLRDCAHPDIDTFNDNVYEKITHRANKLVDVADEVEQLYGVPIINKRISVTPIATIAETFTQEEIVSIAQTLDRAANDIGVDFIGGFTALVHKGMTAGDRRLINAIPESLAVTEKVCSSVNVATTKAGINMNAVHLMGNVIKETADLTRDRDGIGCAKLVVFANAPEDNPFMAGAFHGVGEADCVINVGVSGPGVVNSAIRDLDNPDLGEIAECIKKTAFKITRMGEMTGREVSRRLEADFGVVDLSLAPTPEVGDSVAAILEAMGLESCGTHGTTAALALLNDAVKKGGAMASSSVGGLSGAFIPVSEDAGMIEAVKRGSLKLDKLEAMTSVCSVGLDMIAVPGDTSASTISAIMADEMAIGMINRKTTAVRIIPAPGKNTGDIVEYGGLLGSCPVMPVHKFSSEGFVKKAGRIPAPIQALTN; encoded by the coding sequence ATGTTCATTCATCCTGAAGAAATAATGGAAACCATTCAGATGATTTCCAGCATGAACCTTGACATACGAACTGTCACAATGGGAATCAATCTGCGAGACTGTGCCCATCCTGATATTGATACTTTTAATGACAATGTTTATGAAAAGATAACACATCGCGCCAACAAATTGGTTGATGTTGCCGACGAAGTCGAACAATTGTATGGAGTACCCATAATCAATAAACGTATATCTGTTACACCAATTGCCACAATTGCAGAAACTTTCACACAGGAAGAGATAGTTTCCATTGCACAGACTCTTGACAGAGCAGCCAATGACATTGGAGTAGATTTCATAGGTGGTTTTACCGCTCTTGTCCACAAAGGGATGACAGCTGGCGACAGGCGGCTTATTAATGCAATCCCGGAGTCTCTTGCAGTTACGGAAAAAGTTTGTTCTTCTGTTAATGTGGCAACTACGAAAGCCGGCATAAACATGAATGCTGTGCATCTTATGGGAAATGTGATTAAAGAAACTGCAGACCTTACCAGGGACAGGGACGGTATTGGCTGTGCTAAACTCGTAGTTTTTGCAAACGCCCCGGAAGATAATCCTTTTATGGCTGGTGCTTTTCACGGAGTCGGTGAGGCTGATTGCGTCATAAATGTGGGCGTGAGCGGTCCCGGTGTTGTGAATTCTGCTATAAGGGACCTAGATAATCCTGACCTTGGGGAAATTGCTGAGTGTATAAAGAAAACCGCCTTTAAAATCACAAGAATGGGAGAGATGACCGGCAGGGAAGTATCCCGCAGACTGGAAGCTGATTTTGGAGTAGTGGACCTCTCACTTGCACCCACACCTGAAGTTGGTGATAGTGTAGCAGCTATCCTTGAGGCAATGGGGCTGGAAAGCTGTGGCACCCACGGAACCACGGCAGCTCTTGCATTGTTGAATGATGCCGTAAAGAAAGGCGGTGCAATGGCATCATCTTCTGTAGGCGGACTAAGTGGGGCTTTTATACCTGTAAGTGAAGATGCAGGAATGATAGAGGCTGTGAAACGTGGTTCACTGAAACTGGATAAGCTCGAAGCAATGACATCTGTATGTTCGGTGGGTTTGGATATGATTGCAGTTCCCGGAGACACTTCTGCCTCTACGATTTCGGCAATCATGGCCGATGAAATGGCTATAGGAATGATAAACAGGAAAACAACAGCAGTGCGTATTATTCCTGCACCTGGCAAAAATACGGGAGACATTGTTGAGTACGGAGGATTGCTTGGAAGCTGTCCGGTCATGCCTGTCCACAAATTCAGTTCGGAAGGGTTTGTTAAAAAAGCAGGTCGTATACCGGCACCAATACAGGCACTCACAAACTGA
- a CDS encoding shikimate kinase — protein sequence MIITLIGMAGVGKSTIGKLLASHLGYSFVDVDDLIKQRIGGQLQDYLDEKGDSAFIKVEEDAILDLDLKDKMVIATGGSAIYSETAMKILSEKSLIILLDDTFPNIKKRISHPWKRGLVGLREKGIRKLYLERCQLYRKYADIVVDINEMTNKKKVVDDIVEKSKVFYSSTF from the coding sequence ATGATAATTACCCTAATTGGAATGGCCGGTGTCGGAAAAAGCACTATTGGTAAACTTCTTGCCTCCCATTTAGGCTATAGCTTTGTTGATGTAGATGATCTTATCAAGCAAAGAATCGGTGGACAATTACAGGATTATCTTGATGAAAAAGGAGATTCAGCTTTTATCAAAGTTGAAGAGGATGCCATACTGGATTTGGATTTAAAGGACAAAATGGTGATTGCTACAGGTGGTAGTGCAATCTACTCAGAAACTGCAATGAAAATCCTTTCTGAAAAATCTTTAATTATACTGCTTGATGATACCTTTCCAAATATTAAAAAAAGGATATCCCACCCCTGGAAAAGGGGGCTTGTGGGCTTGCGGGAAAAAGGAATTAGGAAATTGTATCTGGAAAGATGTCAATTGTACCGGAAATATGCAGATATTGTTGTTGACATCAATGAAATGACAAACAAAAAGAAAGTTGTAGATGATATTGTGGAAAAGAGTAAAGTATTCTATAGTTCCACTTTTTGA
- a CDS encoding DUF2115 domain-containing protein, giving the protein MWLEISMICDHVDNGQELITNLKNKANRFTPSDFMKIRSRILQSTENLPSKYRQMYGEELFRHLYETIDEIRKYKATPQLPTFDRKDCLELIQRIDLMREEDNEKNKLFTDMVKLTSIYLIFVAGKPLHPLNMEFPGGRKIAKKDNAYYCPVKNKQKDVEIALCKFCICKDMDEMGE; this is encoded by the coding sequence ATGTGGCTGGAAATAAGTATGATCTGCGATCATGTCGACAATGGGCAAGAATTGATTACCAATCTCAAAAACAAGGCAAACCGGTTTACTCCTTCGGATTTTATGAAAATAAGATCCCGAATATTGCAAAGTACTGAAAACCTCCCTTCAAAATACAGGCAGATGTATGGCGAGGAATTATTCAGGCATCTTTATGAAACCATAGATGAGATTAGAAAATACAAGGCAACCCCTCAACTCCCAACCTTTGACAGGAAAGATTGCCTGGAACTAATTCAGCGTATCGATTTAATGCGGGAGGAGGATAATGAAAAAAACAAGTTGTTCACAGATATGGTCAAATTGACTTCAATATATCTAATATTTGTTGCAGGTAAACCCCTCCATCCTTTAAATATGGAATTCCCCGGAGGTCGCAAAATTGCAAAAAAGGACAATGCATATTATTGTCCTGTAAAAAACAAACAAAAAGATGTGGAAATTGCATTATGCAAATTTTGCATATGCAAAGATATGGATGAAATGGGAGAGTGA